The Candidatus Angelobacter sp. genome includes a region encoding these proteins:
- a CDS encoding EamA family transporter: MTKVLTVLLIALVLEAIGVVFLSRGLKEVGEPEKVSVIEVWRVVRRGVANSSILLGVALETVFFGALLYLLSQRDVSLIWPLTSLGFVLTAVAARLILHEEIHWTRWLGVGLIVIGAAFVSYSEKMKAKRPLAPATTAPAMGSE, translated from the coding sequence ATGACCAAAGTTTTGACCGTACTTCTCATCGCGCTCGTGCTTGAGGCCATTGGCGTTGTTTTCCTGAGTCGCGGACTGAAGGAGGTTGGTGAGCCGGAAAAAGTGTCGGTGATCGAAGTATGGCGCGTGGTAAGGCGAGGTGTGGCCAACTCCAGCATCCTGCTCGGTGTGGCGTTGGAGACAGTCTTCTTCGGTGCGTTGCTGTATCTGTTGTCGCAGCGTGATGTCAGTCTCATCTGGCCCCTGACCTCGCTGGGCTTCGTGCTCACCGCGGTCGCCGCCAGGCTTATTTTGCACGAGGAAATCCACTGGACCCGCTGGCTCGGGGTCGGGCTGATCGTGATTGGAGCCGCATTTGTCAGCTACAGCGAGAAAATGAAGGCGAAACGGCCGCTGGCTCCGGCTACGACGGCGCCCGCTATGGGTTCGGAATGA